In one window of Branchiostoma floridae strain S238N-H82 chromosome 14, Bfl_VNyyK, whole genome shotgun sequence DNA:
- the LOC118430003 gene encoding LOW QUALITY PROTEIN: trichohyalin-like (The sequence of the model RefSeq protein was modified relative to this genomic sequence to represent the inferred CDS: deleted 2 bases in 1 codon; substituted 1 base at 1 genomic stop codon) — MSYILPDEEDEEEEMERDTSSEEVSMEVTEESYMETSSDQSETVIAGVQESESTEVKITTQGNAESSQQESCMETGTDHTETVNSGVQESQSMEVDISIRGDAESSQTVTTEIMTITSTQQEEGQGVSTTSSDMTMVVETNEVVGVEKTSHAATSTDTTVEESAQSTMTSEDVIVEPQEPRSTETIKTKRGRPTNEDRRASATTRRKSYFLRNKMSPRVAKLRAGKALEPAKAGQGRKKAEETETRKRKGVHVESNSTAVTLNKKQKTAIKKTTSATVEQGISLVLSRVDEQQHSDEGDVLDEDEDTKVAETMEETMTVSETGPRDEQDEEEKDESAIAEGEPALGEQAEAQEEGTEESITDESNITEVTDNAVKTIHADEIEESHDQEDFIEELPERSADQEKVEEEHQYSTLTNVQTVTETSAITNETEEHIKEITQGDEGEVVRDKSITIVSARVVAETPSKGDYWFRSRRKRRLFDTDDGYTVGHKSTSRKYPVQDEHKKPSGSVEESNQVSVIEKRKKERKERQPSVNEDKQEEVLALGEASTIETAIATKSKAQDEQTTKSVSKSNQKKVITVKTATKRTERASKDVDGRKRSYWLRGRKAVRGPDTEPKVRTSPAAKANSTKTVTETRQSNVEGSLKKKSFFILASTKPPASAASIKGTVLNNTSKEPGDQMEASVEEVSIVDAEAKDPKANEEVTGEGTEDEEKIEENDKEIHSQGKQTTMAKLEVVQEEHEELLGEEAEEEAEEEAEEEAEEEAKGEAEEEAEEEAEEEAKGEAEEEAEEEAEDKAEIAEQDGVREEEEEAEGESEKVIEDEEENEEEEEEGEPEEEEAEQTRAKTSSQGRRGNYWLRSKTVYYGSGPSARSGFLAAIATTTMSSGAKHIGNKTTMKSTEETTTTESDVDDESEKLDKEGMEQEKHERQEDKLEDEVEVEKKEEESVTVDEEVKEQEQYEIHEEDAVDEEKKEEEREEIQLGEEQTSTVQDEAAEQDQDGTVDDGEVMEQEQNEEEEETLEDVDKENEESEEPEKAVEGEVMEQEFDEHQEEEIEDEEKTEDEQEEIQEEQTTEVEEEKAEQAEQEQDELRQEQEQEETEVVDEETIEEEEEDEEQEEAEQTRVKTRSHGRRGNYWLRSKTVYYGSGPSARSGFLSVIATTTMSSGAKGIDNSTTMKSAEETITTESDVDDESEKLEVIEKYERQEDNSEDVEKKEEESVTVDEDVKEQEQYEIHEEDTVDEEKKEEEREEIQLGEEQTPAVQDEEAEQDQDGKVDGGEVMEQEQNEEEENNLEDVEDKDEENEESEEAGKVVEGEVMEQEFDEHQEEEMADGEKTEDEQEEIQEEQTELEEEEAEIVEQEQDQLRQEQEKTEGVDEKAIEEEDEEEEEAEQTRVKTRSHGRRGNYWLRSKTVYYGSGPSARSGFLAAIATTTMSSGGKGIDNSTTMASTEETTTTFVSKNSFVDESEKLDEEGMEQGQYENKEEDTQEEREKEIQIEVQVPAEDETAEVVGQGQEERQEDETPMEEEEGPVEQVADAEEADEDEREERELDREEAERVEEEGEDEEEKEIEERQDEHKDIQFEVEQGPDEEKEEVVEIEVEDQDEREEGESDKEETEAVEEEGEGEEQKYKERKQVTSAVGRRGNYSLRSRTVYYGSGPSARSSFLAAIATTSMSSGQKGKFKPRHTTQNQKREHGATQGSQAKXQMTSQGETPEATVIEEADLEEESEKVDHNGEVQNITVLSEKGELSGSELQATTTYFITKVTEEGTRGDELAVDVDTMSQRTTVSTVTTTSRASTDNTHMEDAVSTAGEQTITEVYEEQADSEAAVIADDNDESDGDGSGIEEISDAAAEDSSHKSKVEENLITMAIQEDRIERESAAKKGKATVESYTEQEAGKVTEFEEGTGEDAETVTRGRKGGTRGNYYLRSKTVYYGSGPSARGGFRAAMAAAAMRGAVADRTKASSAKAVLSRKAKKTDVHQASSENPEELNVVEQEAVVMATSSYEEESSEEIQESSTDETVTVESLEQHTSESSGDTTEDQDASNAESEDKANEQQDSEDREAHTSDTQADTEVCATVESPDDLAVGQETDQTSEESMDDPESPQTQEVADVEQTNKMEMPPVPKNVSKKRKHDESSIGERSTKGEGSQKGSRGNHNLRSRTVYYGSGPSARSGFLATIAAATMSNRQGQSVTSRSAKKSSRFVMSCGNTSEKEQTEEANAVTIQDDENGPSEEISKSTEVQGEGAETVSTTIVEGITDEDIEGVLEELSESAASGQMSLEDAMAEAASPKDILTENQEESGNEIQAEHSTADAIETLDDASSIDDDPSTTVQSFQTSDKQQEVQNIVSSSTSKVGRKKRKVDYTETVGQSEEKADSMDVASLRHRQKV, encoded by the exons ATGTCGTACATCCTTCCTGATGAGGAGGACGAGGAAGAAGAAATGGAGAGAGATACTAGTAGCGAAGAAGTGTCCATGGAGGTTACTGAGGAGTCATACATGGAGACCAGCAGTGATCAAAGCGAAACAGTCATCGCTGGGGTGCAAGAGTCAGAGAGTACAGAAGTGAAAATTACGACTCAGGGCAACGCCGAATCGTCCCAGCAGGAGTCATGCATGGAGACCGGCACTGATCATACCGAAACAGTCAACTCTGGGGTGCAAGAGTCGCAGAGTATGGAGGTGGACATATCGATTCGGGGCGACGCCGAATCATCCCAGACAGTGACCACTGAGATTATGACAATAACTAGCACACAGCAAGAAGAGGGGCAAGGTGTGTCTACAACGTCCTCTGATATGACGATGGTGGTTGAGACTAATGAAGTCGTGGGTGTAGAGAAAACATCTCACGCAGCTACAAGTACCGATACAACAGTGGAAGAGTCTGCCCAGTCAACAATGACTTCAGAGGATGTTATTGTTGAACCGCAAGAGCCCCGAAGTACCGAAACCATTAAGACCAAAAGAGGCAGACCAACAAATGAAGATAGGCGGGCGAGTGCCACCACTAGACGTAAGTCATACTTTCTCCGCAATAAGATGAGTCCTAGAGTTGCTAAATTGCGCGCGGGCAAGGCACTTGAACCTGCAAAAGCTGGACAAGGACGAAAGAAAGCTGAGGAAACTGAAACTCGAAAGAGGAAGGGAGTACATGTTGAATCAAATAGCACAGCGGTAACACTGAATAAGAAACAGAAAACCGCGATCAAGAAGACAACAAGTGCGACAGTAGAACAAGGCATTTCATTGGTTCTCAGTAGGGTGGATGAACAGCAACATTCTGACGAAGGAGATGTCTTGGATGAAGATGAAGATACTAAGGTAGCAGAAACAATGGAGGAGACTATGACAGTATCTGAAACAGGCCCACGAGATGAGCAAGACGAAGAAGAGAAAGACGAAAGTGCGATAGCAGAGGGAGAACCGGCTCTCGGTGAACAGGCGGAGGCTCAAGAGGAAGGGACGGAAGAGTCCATTACAGATGAAAGCAACATTACTGAAGTGACGGACAACGCCGTGAAGACGATCCATGCTGACGAGATTGAGGAATCACATGACCAGGAAGACTTCATTGAGGAGCTGCCCGAACGGTCTGCTGACCAAGAAAAAGTCGAAGAAGAGCATCAATATTCGACTTTGACAAACGTTCAGACAGTCACAGAGACCTCGGCTATTACAAATGAGACAGAGGAGCACATAAAAGAAATAACGCAGGGTGATGAGGGTGAGGTAGTCAGAGATAAAAGCATCACTATCGTGTCTGCACGAGTAGTTGCTGAAACACCCAGCAAAGGCGATTACTGGTTTAGGTCTCGTCGTAAGAGGCGTTTGTTCGACACAGATGATGGCTACACAGTCGGTCACAAGTCAACAAGCCGAAAGTACCCCGTCCAGGATGAACATAAGAAACCCTCGGGGTCTGTAGAAGAATCAAATCAAGTCAGTGTCATTGAAAAGCGCAAGAAGGAACGGAAGGAACGCCAACCATCGGTCAATGAGGACAAACAAGAGGAAGTTCTTGCACTAGGTGAGGCATCAACAATCGAAACAGCTATTGCCACGAAAAGCAAAGCGCAGGATGAACAGACGACTAAGTCTGTCAGTAAATCAAACCAGAAAAAGGTCATCACGGTTAAGACTGCCACGAAAAGGACCGAGAGGGCAAGCAAAGATGTCGATGGGCGAAAGAGATCTTACTGGTTGAGGGGACGGAAAGCTGTCCGCGGCCCCGACACGGAACCAAAGGTTAGGACTTCGCCTGCAGCCAAGGCCAACAGCACGAAAACTGTCACCGAGACACGGCAAAGCAACGTTGAAGgttcactgaagaagaaaagCTTCTTTATACTGGCATCAACTAAGCCTCCTGCCTCTGCGGCGTCTATCAAAGGGACAGTCTTGAATAATACTAGTAAAGAACCGGGTGATCAGATGGAAGCTTCTGTAGAAGAGGTTTCTATCGTTGATGCCGAAGCTAAAGATCCAAAAGCTAATGAAGAGGTGACCGGTGAGGGCACAGAAGACGAGGAAAAGATTGAGGAAAATGATAAGGAAATACATTCCCAAGGCAAGCAAACAACAATGGCAAAGCTAGAGGTAGTGCAAGAAGAACATGAAGAACTTCTAGGAGAGGAGGCGGAAGAGGAGGCGGAAGAGGAGGCGGAAGAGGAGGCGGAAGAGGAGGCGAAAGGGGAGGCGGAAGAGGAGGCGGAAGAGGAGGCGGAAGAGGAGGCGAAAGGGGAGGCGGAAGAGGAGGCAGAAGAGGAGGCGGAAGATAAAGCAGAAATAGCAGAACAAGATGGGGTAagggaggaagaagaagaagcagaagGGGAAAGTGAGAAGGTAATAGAAGACGAGGAGgagaatgaagaagaagaagaggaggggGAACCAGAAGAGGAGGAAGCTGAACAAACGCGAGCCAAAACAAGTAGCCAAGGACGCCGAGGAAATTATTGGCTGCGGTCGAAAACGGTCTACTATGGCAGTGGGCCCAGTGCGCGAAGTGGCTTCCTTGCTGCCATTGCTACAACTACAATGTCTAGTGGTGCAAAACACATTGGCAACAAAACCACTATGAAATCGACTGAGGAAACGACAACTACTGAAAGTGACGTGGATGACGAATCAGAAAAGTTAGATAAAGAAGGAATGGAACAAGAAAAACACGAAAGACAGGAAGACAAACTAGAAGATGAAGTTGAAGTTGAAAAGAAGGAGGAAGAATCAGTAACAGTCGATGAAGAAGTCAAGGAACAAGAACAGTACGAAATACATGAAGAAGACGCAGTAGACGAGGAAAAGAAGGAGGAAGAACGGGAAGAAATACAACTTGGAGAAGAGCAAACATCAACAGTACAAGACGAGGCAGCAGAACAAGATCAAGACGGAACGGTCGATGATGGAGAAGTAATGgaacaagaacaaaatgaagaagaggaagaaactcTAGAAGACGTAGATAAGGAAAATGAGGAAAGTGAGGAACCAGAAAAGGCTGTTGAAGGAGAAGTAATGGAACAAGAATTTGATGAACATCAGGAAGAAGAAATTGAAGATGAGGAAAAGACGGAGGATGAGCAGGAGGAAATACAAGAAGAGCAAACAACAGAAGTAGAGGAAGAAAAAGCAGAACAAGCGGAACAAGAACAAGATGAATTAAGACAGGAACAGGaacaagaagaaacagaagTGGTAGACGAGGAGACAatagaagaggaggaggaggatgaagaaCAGGAGGAAGCAGAACAAACGCGAGTTAAAACAAGAAGTCACGGACGCCGAGGAAATTATTGGCTGCGGTCGAAAACGGTCTACTATGGCAGTGGGCCCAGCGCGCGAAGTGGCTTCCTTTCTGTCATTGCTACAACTACCATGTCTAGTGGTGCAAAGGGTATTGACAACAGCACCACTATGAAATCGGCTGAGGAAACGATAACTACTGAAAGTGACGTGGATGACGAATCAGAAAAGTTAGAAGTAATAGAAAAATACGAAAGACAGGAAGACAACTCAGAAGATGTTGAAAAGAAGGAGGAAGAATCAGTAACAGTCGATGAAGATGTCAAGGAACAAGAACAATACGAAATACATGAAGAAGACACAGTAGACGAGGAAAAGAAGGAGGAAGAACGGGAAGAAATACAACTTGGAGAAGAGCAAACACCAGCAGTACAAGACGAAGAAGCAGAACAAGATCAAGACGGAAAGGTCGATGGCGGAGAAGTAATGgaacaagaacaaaatgaagaagagGAAAACAATCTAGAAGACGTAGAAGACAAAGATGAGGAAAATGAGGAAAGCGAGGAAGCAGGAAAGGTTGTTGAAGGAGAAGTAATGGAACAAGAATTTGATGAACATCAGGAAGAAGAAATGGCAGATGGGGAAAAGACGGAGGATGAGCAGGAGGAAATACAAGAAGAGCAAACAGAACTAGAGGAAGAAGAGGCAGAAATAGTGGAACAAGAACAAGATCAATTAAGACaggaacaagaaaaaacagaagGGGTAGACGAGAAGGCAATAGAAGAGGAGgatgaagaagaggaggaagcaGAACAAACGCGAGTTAAAACAAGAAGTCACGGACGCCGAGGAAATTATTGGCTGCGGTCGAAAACGGTCTACTATGGCAGTGGGCCCAGCGCGCGAAGTGGCTTCCTTGCTGCCATTGCTACAACTACCATGTCTAGTGGTGGAAAGGGTATTGACAACAGCACCACTATGGCATCGACcgaggaaacaacaacaacttttgTTTCTAAGAATAGCTTTGTTGACGAATCAGAGAAGTTAGATGAAGAAGGAATGGAACAAGGTCAATACGAAAATAAGGAAGAAGATACACAGGAGGAAAGGGAGAAGGAAATACAAATCGAAGTGCAAGTGCCAGCTGAAGACGAAACAGCAGAGGTAGTGGGACAGGGTCAAGAGGAAAGACAGGAAGATGAAACACcgatggaggaggaggagggaccAGTAGAGCAAGTAGCAGATGCAGAAGAAGCAGACGAAGACGAAAGAGAGGAAAGAGAATTAGATAGGGAAGAGGCAGAACGTGTAGAAGAGGAGGGGGAAGATGAGGAAGAAAAGGAGATAGAAGAAAGACAGGATGAGCACAAGGATATACAATTTGAAGTAGAGCAAGGACCagatgaagaaaaagaagaggtAGTGGAAATAGAAGTGGAAGACCAAGATGAAAGAGAGGAAGGAGAATCAGATAAGGAAGAGACAGAAGCTGTAGAGGAGGAGGGGGAAGGTGAGGAACAAAAGTACAAAGAACGAAAACAAGTTACAAGTGCAGTCGGACGCCGAGGGAACTATAGCTTGCGATCAAGGACAGTCTACTACGGTAGCGGACCAAGTGCACGCAGTAGTTTTCTTGCTGCCATCGCGACTACTTCTATGTCTAGTGGTCAAAAAGGAAAATTCAAACCAAGGCACACGACGCAGAATCAAAAGAGGGAGCACGGGGCCACTCAAGGGTCACAAGCAAAATAACA AATGACATCACAAGGCGAAACGCCCGAAGCGACGGTTATTGAGGAGGCTGATTTGGAAGAAGAGTCGGAAAAGGTAGATCATAATGGTGAAGTTCAAAACATCACCGTATTATCAGAGAAAGGTGAACTGTCTGGCTCTGAACTTCAAGCAACGACTACATATTTCATCACGAAAGTAACTGAAGAAGGGACTAGAGGAGATGAGCTGGCGGTGGATGTGGATACTATGTCACAAAGGACAACAGTTTCAACAGTGACCACAACTAGTCGAGCTTCTACAGATAACACGCATATGGAAGATGCCGTGTCCACAGCAGGAGAGCAGACCATCACTGAAGTATATGAAGAGCAGGCTGACTCCGAAGCTGCGGTTATCGctgatgacaatgatgaaagTGATGGGGATGGCAGCGGCATTGAAGAGATTTCAGATGCCGCTGCTGAGGATTCGTCCCATAAGTCCAAGGTTGAGGAGAATCTGATTACCATGGCTATCCAGGAAGATCGTATTGAGAGAGAATCTGCAGCTAAGAAAGGAAAGGCGACAGTAGAAAGCTACACAGAGCAAGAAGCTGGTAAAGTAACTGAATTTGAGGAAGGCACGGGAGAGGACGCAGAAACAGTGACCAGGGGGAGAAAGGGTGGCACAAGGGGAAACTATTATCTGCGTTCTAAGACGGTGTACTACGGGAGTGGGCCAAGTGCAAGAGGCGGTTTCAGAGCTGCCATGGCTGCCGCGGCCATGCGAGGGGCTGTCGCTGACCGGACCAAAGCGTCGAGCGCAAAGGCAGTACTTTCAAGGAAGGCCAAGAAAACAGATGTTCATCAAGCATCGAGTGAGAATCCAGAGGAATTAAATGTTGTAGAACAAGAAGCAGTCGTAATGGCTACTAGCAGTTACGAAGAAGAAAGTTCTGAAGAAATTCAAGAGTCGTCGACGGATGAAACCGTGACTGTTGAGAGCCTTGAACAACACACAAGTGAAAGTTCAGGGGACACGACTGAAGACCAAGATGCGTCAAATGCAGAATCTGAAGACAAGGCGAATGAACAGCAAGACTCTGAGGACAGAGAAGCACACACCTCAGATACTCAGGCAGATACGGAAGTATGCGCGACAGTTGAGAGCCCTGATGACCTTGCTGTCGGACAAGAGACAGACCAAACTTCAGAAGAGAGTATGGACGACCCGGAAAGCCCCCAAACGCAGGAGGTTGCTGACGTTGAACAGACAAATAAAATGGAAATGCCTCCGGTCCCCAAAAACGTATCTAAGAAACGCAAGCATGATGAATCATCGATTGGAGAACGTTCCACTAAAGGAGAGGGAAGCCAGAAAGGTTCAAGAGGTAACCACAACTTGCGGTCAAGGACAGTCTACTACGGCAGTGGACCAAGTGCGCGTAGCGGCTTTCTTGCTACTATCGCGGCCGCCACAATGAGcaacagacaaggacaatcTGTGACATCACGATCAGCAAAGAAGTCATCAAGATTTGTTATGTCATGTGGCAATACAAGTGAAAAAGAGCAGACGGAAGAAGCAAATGCCGTTACCATCCAAGATGACGAGAACGGCCCGTCAGAAGAAATCTCAAAATCAACTGAAGTTCAAGGAGAAGGAGCTGAAACAGTTTCCACCACGATTGTAGAGGGCATCACAGATGAGGATATTGAGGGCGTCTTGGAGGAGCTGTCAGAAAGTGCTGCCAGCGGGCAGATGTCTCTTGAGGACGCTATGGCGGAGGCTGCGTCTCCCAAAGATATTCTGACAGAAAACCAGGAAGAGAGCGGGAACGAAATTCAGGCTGAACATAGCACGGCAGATGCTATAGAGACTTTGGACGACGCCTCTTCTATCGACGACGACCCCTCTacaacagtgcaaagttttcaGACCAGTGACAAACAGCAAGAGGTACAAAACATCGTGTCATCGTCTACATCAAAAGTGGGTAGGAAGAAGAGAAAGGTCGACTACACCGAGACAGTTGGACAGAGCGAAGAAAAAGCAGATTCAATGGATGTAGCATCGTTGAGGCACAGACAGAAAGTATGA
- the LOC118430105 gene encoding mucin-22-like produces MVVRTNTQKESAVESSESPGRSYWLRKRTIAYYYSTGLESPLAVVTKSSTVYETDSKKRNKSSEASTKATKRAITTSKEVASKKSRKETTVVQTEGEISSPSETLEESSASEAQSTTEQEVSSTGSMEVETTSVKVTSSDDSQSEKTETIVMEDGETSSKTILFADPGTASTSTETTTIITNVEVGSKGLGADTETHEEVMTTTSKTRMRGSRKVGPKTVTKISTLESVEELPEDQHDEKEGEAISAVETEEVMTARSEEQGTTSESLLSTGKKSTNKSKTVKTTTVKTSKMKTTSSNVSMSHTTVVTKSSSSTRNINSEGSLGQVYSMSLRRMGDGKRRVYTWNT; encoded by the exons ATGGTGGTAAGGACAAACACACAGAAGGAAAGTGCTGTGGAGTCCAGCGAATCGCCTGGCCGTTCATATTGGCTAAGAAAACGGACGATCGCGTATTATTACTCAACGGGACTTGAATCTCCCCTGGCAGTGGTCACAAAGTCATCAACCGTGTACGAGACAGACAGCAAGAAACGCAACAAGAGCTCAGAGGCAAGTACCAAGGCGACTAAACGAGCAATAACCACCAGCAAGGAGGTGGCATCCAAGAAATCTAGAAAGGAAACCACCGTAGTTCAGACAGAAGGAGAGATCAGTTCACCGTCTGAAACGCTGGAAGAATCCTCCGCATCTGAAGCTCAGAGTACAACGGAACAGGAGGTATCGTCGACAGGGTCGATGGAAGTGGAGACAACTTCTGTTAAGGTGACTTCATCTGACGACAGCCAGAGTGAGAAAACCGAGACCATTGTGATGGAGGATGGAGAAACATCCAGCAAAACGATTCTATTCGCCGACCCAGGAACAGCCTCTACGTCGACTGAAACAACAACGATCATAACTAACGTCGAGGTAGGCTCAAAGGGACTCGGTGCCGACACAGAGACGCACGAAGAAGTGATGACTACCACATCAAAAACTAGGATGAGAGGCAGTCGAAAAGTGGGACCAAAAACGGTGACAAAGATATCCACACTGGAAAGTGTGGAGGAGCTTCCAGAGGACCaacat GACGAGAAGGAAGGCGAAGCCATTTCAGCAGTCGAGACTGAAGAGGTCATGACAGCAAGAAGCGAAGAACAAGG AACAACATCTGAATCTCTCCTGTCAACTGGCAAGAAATCGACCAACAAGTCCAAAACAGTGAAAACTACTACAGTGAAGACTTCAAAGATGAAGACGACTTCATCGAATGTTTCAATGTCACACACAACCGTCGTGACCAAGTCTTCCTCTTCAACGAGGAACATCAACAGCGAGGGATCTTTGGGCCAGGTATACTCCATGTCCCTTAGACGGATGGGAGACGGAAAGAGACGTGTGTACACCTGGAACACTTAA